The Sediminispirochaeta smaragdinae DSM 11293 genome has a segment encoding these proteins:
- a CDS encoding chemotaxis protein CheX, whose translation METLCTSDRIEKALIDAIALTFADMSFLDVQPVFDSGALEDGQLLYISFVAPISGGMILMLPLELKRQIVENVHAASWEGLTTAQIDDCLLELLNVLAGNFLQILFGEETKINLSFPEVLFERSEVDHCERYSDYYFSAEGTLLVVSVYAHETGE comes from the coding sequence ATGGAAACACTCTGTACTTCAGATCGTATTGAGAAAGCCCTTATTGATGCCATTGCACTGACGTTTGCCGATATGAGTTTTCTCGATGTTCAGCCGGTTTTCGATAGCGGTGCGCTTGAGGACGGCCAGCTTCTCTATATTTCCTTTGTTGCTCCGATCTCCGGTGGAATGATATTAATGCTTCCTCTGGAGTTGAAACGACAAATCGTTGAGAATGTTCATGCCGCTTCATGGGAAGGTTTAACTACTGCCCAGATCGACGACTGCCTTCTTGAGTTATTGAATGTCCTTGCCGGTAATTTTCTTCAGATACTTTTCGGCGAAGAAACGAAGATAAATCTTTCATTTCCCGAAGTGCTTTTCGAACGGTCGGAAGTAGACCACTGTGAAAGGTATTCCGATTACTATTTTAGTGCCGAGGGAACACTTCTTGTCGTTTCGGTATATGCTCATGAAACTGGAGAGTGA
- a CDS encoding response regulator, translated as MEKKTVLCVDDSPTIRKLVHKALEPEGYEVVDAANGKEALDISDGRHIDFFLVDVNMPVMDGFQFAERLKNRDSGATVPVVFLTTESGSDKKQRGKELGVRGWIVKPFEATSLVKLVSMLTG; from the coding sequence ATGGAAAAGAAAACAGTACTCTGCGTTGATGATTCTCCGACTATTCGGAAGTTGGTACACAAGGCCCTTGAGCCCGAAGGCTACGAGGTGGTGGACGCCGCAAACGGAAAAGAGGCTCTTGATATATCTGATGGTCGACATATCGATTTTTTCCTTGTTGATGTTAATATGCCTGTTATGGACGGGTTTCAGTTTGCTGAACGTTTGAAAAACAGAGATAGCGGAGCTACCGTTCCCGTGGTGTTTCTTACAACGGAAAGCGGGAGTGATAAAAAGCAACGGGGAAAAGAGTTGGGCGTTCGGGGTTGGATCGTCAAACCTTTTGAGGCAACTTCACTTGTGAAGTTGGTTTCCATGTTGACCGGTTGA
- a CDS encoding CheR family methyltransferase: protein MDGLIEISEKEFRTLADLIYRTVGIHLTDKKKMLVRGRLNKVIRRLGFSSFEEYFHALESDTSGRNISELIDRISTNHTYFFRENDHFDFFCETVVPWLNEIMAKKGNRDLRIWSAGCASGEEAYTLAMLLAETYGFDYFSAGAPILATDVSSTALNAALLGSYPFERLKDVPQLFLQKYFTKLGMDRYQVKDVLKKLILFKRFNFNNEHFPFRNAFHVIFCRNVMIYFDPPTKDRLIAKFQHFLEPDGFLFIGHSETLGRSHPSFRYIRPATYRKGAV from the coding sequence GTGGATGGGCTGATAGAGATAAGTGAAAAAGAGTTTCGGACTCTCGCGGATCTCATTTATCGTACGGTGGGAATACATCTCACCGATAAAAAAAAGATGCTGGTTCGGGGAAGGCTGAACAAGGTAATCAGAAGGCTCGGATTCTCATCATTTGAGGAGTATTTTCATGCTCTCGAGTCGGATACCAGCGGAAGGAATATCAGCGAACTTATCGACAGAATATCGACGAACCACACCTATTTTTTTCGGGAAAACGACCATTTTGATTTTTTTTGTGAAACCGTTGTTCCCTGGCTAAACGAGATTATGGCGAAGAAAGGAAATCGGGATCTTCGAATATGGAGTGCAGGATGTGCTTCGGGAGAAGAGGCTTATACCCTTGCCATGCTGCTTGCCGAAACCTACGGGTTCGACTATTTTTCTGCGGGTGCTCCTATTCTTGCTACCGATGTTTCTTCTACCGCCTTGAATGCGGCACTTTTGGGATCGTACCCCTTTGAGCGGCTGAAAGATGTTCCACAGCTCTTTTTGCAAAAATACTTCACGAAGCTGGGGATGGATCGTTATCAGGTTAAGGATGTGCTGAAGAAACTGATACTTTTTAAACGATTCAATTTTAATAACGAGCATTTCCCGTTTCGGAACGCTTTTCACGTTATTTTTTGCCGTAATGTAATGATCTATTTTGATCCTCCCACAAAGGATAGGTTGATAGCGAAATTTCAGCATTTTTTGGAGCCGGATGGTTTTCTCTTTATCGGGCATTCGGAAACTTTGGGGCGAAGTCACCCTTCGTTTCGGTATATCCGGCCGGCTACGTACCGGAAAGGAGCGGTGTGA
- a CDS encoding response regulator, translated as MQLKSILIVDDSATSRMITKRCFMMAGFQDIIFHEAEDGLNAMTFLNDRLVDLIVTDLRMPKMDGKTFVRKLNMRERTASIPVIVLSSMGNEQMEKELGEDQVLAIIRKPLSPAKIAEVLEGE; from the coding sequence ATGCAGTTGAAAAGCATTCTTATTGTAGACGATTCTGCTACTTCTAGAATGATAACAAAGCGTTGTTTTATGATGGCGGGGTTTCAGGATATTATTTTTCACGAAGCAGAAGACGGACTGAATGCAATGACGTTTTTGAACGACCGGCTTGTTGATCTTATTGTGACGGATCTTCGTATGCCGAAAATGGACGGAAAGACTTTTGTTCGGAAGTTGAACATGAGAGAACGTACTGCTTCAATTCCTGTTATCGTACTATCGAGTATGGGCAATGAGCAGATGGAAAAAGAGTTGGGGGAAGATCAAGTCCTCGCCATCATACGAAAACCACTCTCACCTGCCAAGATTGCCGAAGTTTTGGAAGGGGAGTAG
- a CDS encoding protein-glutamate methylesterase/protein-glutamine glutaminase, with the protein MVQHKIRVLIVDDSALVRSILSKGLSQDPSIEVVGVAPDVYVARDKIVLLKPHVVTLDVEMPRMDGVEFLKRLMPQYPIPVVMVSAMTAPGARVTLDALENGAVDFVLKPSSSFGNNLEDMLGELIEKIKAASVVDVSRFKGRFHAKRLRKQVSGVLSGSTDKVVAIGASTGGTVALRQIVEAFPSDMPGTVIVQHMPPKFTKMFADKLNEITDVEVKEAENGDRVLRGRVLVAPGGYHMEIVRSGGRYIVRIKEGSKVNGHCPSVDVLFDSVAENVGPNAVGALLTGMGRDGADGLLRMKNNGARTIAQDEKSSVVFGMPKEAWENGGAEKLVSLEEIPKALVSILKELDR; encoded by the coding sequence ATGGTGCAGCATAAGATTCGTGTCCTGATTGTTGATGATTCGGCTCTTGTCCGATCGATCTTGTCGAAGGGACTTTCTCAGGACCCTTCCATCGAGGTAGTCGGCGTTGCTCCCGATGTGTATGTCGCTCGGGATAAAATCGTGCTCTTAAAGCCTCATGTCGTTACCCTCGATGTGGAAATGCCGAGGATGGACGGCGTAGAGTTTCTCAAGCGCCTGATGCCGCAATATCCGATTCCGGTTGTTATGGTATCGGCCATGACAGCTCCCGGCGCACGGGTGACCTTAGACGCTCTGGAAAACGGAGCTGTCGATTTTGTTTTAAAACCCTCTTCCAGTTTTGGAAATAATCTGGAGGATATGCTGGGTGAACTTATCGAAAAGATCAAGGCTGCCTCGGTTGTCGATGTAAGTCGATTTAAGGGCCGTTTCCACGCTAAACGGCTACGAAAACAGGTAAGCGGGGTTTTAAGTGGTTCGACAGATAAGGTTGTCGCTATCGGGGCCTCTACCGGAGGAACCGTAGCCCTTCGTCAGATTGTTGAGGCTTTTCCTTCCGATATGCCTGGAACGGTGATCGTTCAGCATATGCCTCCGAAATTCACAAAGATGTTTGCCGATAAACTCAACGAGATTACGGATGTTGAGGTAAAAGAGGCTGAAAATGGCGATAGAGTACTTCGCGGAAGGGTTCTTGTCGCTCCCGGCGGCTATCATATGGAGATAGTCCGGTCCGGCGGCCGCTATATCGTTAGGATTAAAGAGGGAAGCAAGGTAAACGGGCATTGCCCCTCTGTTGATGTGTTGTTTGATTCCGTTGCCGAAAATGTAGGACCCAATGCAGTGGGTGCTCTTCTGACCGGAATGGGGAGAGATGGGGCGGATGGACTGCTTCGGATGAAAAATAACGGGGCTCGTACCATTGCACAAGATGAAAAAAGCAGTGTGGTGTTCGGCATGCCGAAAGAGGCGTGGGAAAACGGTGGAGCTGAAAAACTGGTTTCTCTTGAAGAAATTCCGAAGGCCTTGGTCTCCATTTTGAAGGAGCTCGATAGATGA
- a CDS encoding nicotinate phosphoribosyltransferase — MKYSALLTDLYELTMMQGYYLLGNNPQVSFDMFFRRNPFSGGYSIFAGLGDLIDTLEHFSFDQEAIDYLDSLGIFKKDFLDYLSNFHFSGNLYAMDEGTVIFPGEPIVRVEANLIEAQLIESILLNILNFQTLIATKTARVYNASRGGLILEFGLRRAQGWDGAVSASRAAYIGGAAATSNTLAGKLFNIPVKGTMAHSWVMAFPNELESFRSFAEIYPDNAILLIDTYDALGSGIENAVIVGKEMKKKGKSIGVRLDSGDLSYLSQKVRKRLDKEGLEDCTITVSNDLTEEIIHQLMSDGAPIDSWGVGTHLVTGGSEASLAGVYKLGAKEVDGKMVPTIKLSNNAEKTTNPGIKQVWRFFDADNMAIADLIALEEEQIAPGKAYRFYHPMYENAHFILDSYDTIKPLLKKKIEKGKVIAPKEGLPEIQQRVKDGLSKFDRTYKRIINPHIYKVSLTSALKKLKLHMIEESEEWTPENGK, encoded by the coding sequence ATGAAATACTCAGCGCTTCTTACCGACCTGTATGAACTGACCATGATGCAAGGCTATTATCTGCTTGGAAACAACCCTCAGGTCTCTTTCGACATGTTTTTTCGCCGCAATCCCTTCTCCGGCGGTTATTCTATTTTTGCGGGTCTTGGAGATCTGATCGACACCCTCGAACACTTCTCCTTCGACCAAGAGGCAATCGACTATCTTGACTCTCTGGGAATCTTTAAGAAAGATTTCCTTGATTACTTATCCAATTTCCACTTTAGCGGGAACCTTTATGCAATGGATGAAGGGACGGTTATCTTTCCCGGAGAACCGATAGTAAGGGTCGAAGCAAATCTCATCGAAGCACAACTTATTGAGAGCATTCTCCTCAATATCCTCAACTTTCAGACCCTAATCGCAACAAAAACGGCAAGAGTCTACAATGCCTCCAGGGGAGGGCTTATCCTGGAGTTCGGGCTCAGACGTGCCCAGGGCTGGGACGGGGCCGTTTCGGCAAGCAGAGCCGCTTATATCGGTGGTGCGGCCGCCACAAGCAATACCCTGGCAGGGAAGCTTTTCAATATTCCCGTAAAAGGGACCATGGCCCACTCCTGGGTAATGGCATTTCCAAACGAGCTGGAATCCTTCCGCAGCTTTGCAGAAATCTATCCGGACAACGCAATACTTCTTATCGATACCTATGATGCCCTTGGAAGTGGCATCGAAAACGCCGTTATCGTTGGAAAGGAAATGAAGAAAAAGGGGAAATCAATCGGAGTCAGGCTTGACAGCGGAGACCTCTCCTATTTGAGCCAGAAGGTGCGAAAACGACTCGACAAAGAGGGCCTTGAAGATTGTACCATCACCGTTTCAAACGATTTGACAGAAGAAATCATTCACCAGCTTATGTCCGATGGTGCGCCGATCGATTCATGGGGTGTCGGCACCCATCTGGTTACCGGAGGCTCGGAAGCAAGCCTTGCCGGCGTGTATAAACTTGGTGCGAAAGAGGTTGACGGCAAGATGGTACCGACGATAAAGCTATCAAACAACGCCGAAAAAACCACGAATCCCGGTATTAAGCAGGTTTGGCGATTTTTTGATGCGGACAACATGGCGATTGCCGATCTCATCGCCCTTGAAGAAGAACAGATTGCTCCGGGAAAGGCGTATCGCTTCTACCATCCTATGTATGAAAATGCCCACTTCATTCTGGATTCCTACGATACCATCAAGCCGCTACTCAAAAAAAAGATCGAAAAGGGCAAGGTTATCGCTCCCAAGGAAGGGTTGCCGGAAATACAGCAAAGGGTAAAAGATGGGCTCTCAAAATTCGATAGAACCTATAAGCGTATCATTAACCCCCACATCTATAAGGTATCGCTGACATCTGCCTTGAAAAAGCTCAAACTTCATATGATAGAAGAGAGTGAAGAGTGGACGCCGGAAAACGGAAAATAA
- a CDS encoding chemotaxis protein CheD, with protein sequence MRLDVGIGEFGVSARLEDEIKTYALGSCVAVIAYDQERHVAGLIHIALPEAKVNLDKAKKRPGYFADSGLPIFLQALEKQGANRRKLKIKLAGGASIMDENRQFDIGRRNMIAIKRFLWKVGLGVLREDVGGTISRTVRIEVKTGEVTISNAKSVWSL encoded by the coding sequence ATGAGGTTGGATGTGGGCATCGGAGAATTTGGGGTTAGTGCTCGTCTCGAAGATGAGATTAAAACCTATGCCCTTGGTTCCTGTGTGGCTGTCATCGCCTATGATCAGGAACGACATGTCGCCGGTTTGATCCACATAGCTCTACCCGAGGCAAAGGTTAATCTCGATAAGGCCAAAAAGCGGCCGGGATATTTTGCAGATAGCGGCTTGCCGATTTTTCTTCAAGCCTTGGAAAAACAGGGCGCAAACAGGCGAAAGCTCAAGATAAAGTTGGCAGGTGGTGCCAGCATTATGGATGAAAATCGACAGTTTGATATCGGTCGAAGAAATATGATAGCCATTAAACGTTTTCTCTGGAAAGTTGGGCTCGGCGTGCTTCGCGAGGATGTAGGCGGTACGATCAGCCGGACTGTTCGGATCGAAGTTAAGACGGGAGAGGTTACTATTTCTAATGCGAAGTCAGTATGGAGTTTATAG
- a CDS encoding N-acetylneuraminate synthase family protein yields MDAGKRKIKTNAVPWIVAEIGSAHHGDMVKADELIAAAAESGADCAKFQLIIADEILHPDSGSIILPGGATPIFQRFQALERPSEFYRELSERCTKYGVEFLCSPFGVQSAAILREIGVRAVKVASPELNHVPLLRALAGIPRILSTGVSTLSDIEAALDVCGTEETVLLHCVTSYPADPAEYNLSIIPHLSSLFGVPVGVSDHSTDPILIPVIATALGAVVIEKHFTLDKKGKGLDDPIALSPAEFQAMVLQVRKARSMEPQKILQTLSNQYGKETVEAILGDGRKVLSRSEKRYYTTTNRSIMAIKNIEEREAFTTENIALLRSETNMRPGLPGQFWDLVLGRRAVCPIRNGEGITWRHFSGQGAPDRASLIPTSLS; encoded by the coding sequence GTGGACGCCGGAAAACGGAAAATAAAGACGAACGCCGTCCCCTGGATCGTTGCGGAGATTGGTTCGGCCCACCATGGTGATATGGTAAAAGCGGACGAGCTTATCGCCGCGGCGGCAGAATCTGGAGCCGATTGTGCAAAGTTCCAACTCATCATTGCCGATGAGATTCTTCATCCCGACAGTGGATCCATCATCCTACCCGGGGGGGCGACACCGATCTTTCAGCGGTTTCAGGCACTTGAACGCCCCTCCGAGTTCTACAGGGAGCTATCAGAACGCTGTACCAAATACGGGGTCGAGTTTCTTTGCTCTCCATTCGGCGTGCAAAGTGCCGCAATCCTACGGGAGATCGGCGTACGGGCGGTAAAGGTAGCATCTCCGGAGCTCAACCATGTTCCGCTTCTGAGGGCTCTTGCCGGTATTCCAAGGATACTTTCCACGGGGGTCTCAACCCTGTCGGATATCGAAGCCGCCCTCGATGTCTGCGGGACCGAAGAGACGGTGCTCTTGCACTGTGTCACGAGTTATCCGGCCGATCCCGCCGAGTATAATCTTTCGATCATTCCCCACCTATCCTCTCTTTTCGGCGTTCCCGTGGGGGTTTCCGATCATTCCACAGATCCCATCCTTATCCCCGTTATCGCCACAGCCCTCGGGGCAGTGGTCATAGAGAAACACTTTACCCTGGACAAGAAGGGAAAGGGACTCGACGATCCGATAGCCCTTAGCCCTGCGGAGTTTCAGGCCATGGTATTACAGGTCAGAAAGGCGCGGAGCATGGAGCCACAGAAGATTCTGCAGACACTTTCCAACCAATACGGCAAAGAAACGGTCGAAGCAATACTGGGAGACGGGAGGAAAGTGCTGAGCAGATCAGAAAAGAGGTACTATACCACGACGAATCGTTCGATTATGGCAATTAAAAACATTGAAGAGAGGGAAGCTTTTACGACGGAAAATATTGCGCTTCTTCGCAGCGAAACCAACATGAGGCCTGGACTTCCGGGACAATTCTGGGACCTTGTTTTGGGAAGAAGGGCCGTATGTCCGATAAGAAACGGAGAAGGCATCACCTGGCGCCACTTCAGTGGGCAAGGAGCCCCAGATCGAGCATCATTGATACCAACTTCTCTTTCGTAA
- a CDS encoding methyl-accepting chemotaxis protein produces the protein MRLLLGIVVLTLVPLFVDSFWAPYLPVLGSALAVFLVFVGERKKADAKFLPSDETEGEAEAAITVETDEELLAEEPVYEEHENEELEGRLLDLEEQLRAYKAVLSEFVTAVPMEKRLADVIVEMTETSTLELTEQIYALAEKSNLLGKQIREQLESLTFGESSLMEEIRTLRNSVSETKLVVERFQEIQNRQQSDMDVVSSAVESVGGYIATISELAEQTGILAINASIEAARAGGVGKGFAVIAGEVHKLADASRNVAQSIGSTLELADEKVRESFGQQRERIEGAIVRLERGQREQERRADILSPHIERLRKGVEATTSTSSSVQEGLDRISASLQSQDSVRQILEHMIEFLQELRHDSPVGIEDADSSMQKALEGRLSKRFTTRAEWNAFGLHLDESFQDSEKKEEEGDITLFS, from the coding sequence ATGCGACTCCTCCTCGGGATAGTTGTCCTTACTCTTGTGCCGCTTTTTGTGGATAGCTTCTGGGCCCCCTATCTCCCGGTGCTCGGTTCTGCTCTTGCAGTTTTTCTGGTGTTCGTCGGAGAACGAAAAAAGGCGGATGCCAAATTTTTGCCAAGTGATGAAACGGAGGGCGAAGCAGAGGCTGCCATTACCGTCGAGACCGATGAAGAACTCCTTGCTGAAGAGCCCGTATATGAAGAGCACGAGAATGAAGAGCTTGAAGGGCGGCTGCTTGATCTTGAGGAGCAATTACGTGCGTATAAAGCCGTTCTTTCGGAATTTGTCACTGCCGTTCCCATGGAAAAACGTCTTGCCGATGTCATCGTTGAAATGACCGAGACCTCAACCCTCGAGCTTACCGAACAGATATATGCGCTGGCTGAAAAAAGCAACCTTCTCGGAAAACAGATTCGTGAGCAATTGGAGAGCCTCACCTTTGGTGAATCCAGTTTGATGGAAGAAATTCGAACGCTGAGAAACAGCGTATCGGAAACAAAACTTGTTGTCGAACGTTTTCAGGAAATACAGAACCGACAGCAATCCGATATGGATGTCGTCTCTTCCGCGGTGGAATCGGTAGGAGGATATATAGCGACCATATCGGAATTGGCCGAACAAACGGGAATCCTCGCCATAAATGCATCAATCGAAGCGGCCCGGGCCGGGGGGGTCGGTAAAGGGTTTGCTGTTATTGCAGGAGAAGTCCACAAGCTGGCGGATGCTTCTCGGAACGTTGCTCAATCGATCGGATCAACCTTGGAGCTTGCCGATGAAAAGGTTAGAGAATCCTTCGGACAGCAGCGTGAACGGATAGAAGGGGCCATTGTCCGCCTTGAGCGAGGGCAGCGGGAACAAGAACGCAGGGCTGATATTCTTTCTCCCCATATTGAACGGCTGAGGAAAGGAGTTGAAGCAACTACTTCGACAAGTAGCTCGGTACAGGAGGGCTTGGATCGAATTTCCGCCAGTCTGCAGAGCCAGGATAGTGTACGGCAGATTCTCGAGCATATGATTGAATTCCTTCAGGAGCTTCGCCATGATTCTCCCGTGGGGATCGAAGATGCCGATTCATCGATGCAAAAAGCGCTGGAAGGTCGTCTTTCAAAACGCTTTACCACAAGAGCCGAGTGGAACGCCTTTGGGCTGCATCTCGATGAATCGTTTCAGGATAGTGAAAAAAAGGAAGAGGAAGGGGATATTACTCTCTTTTCTTGA
- a CDS encoding response regulator gives MKILIVEDDFASRKLMENLLKEFGDYDSVVDGEEALQAFRISLEDKTPYDLICLDIMLPKLDGQTVLREVRRIEEERGILGLDGAKVIMTTALGDAVNVMTAFRSQCEGYIQKPITKEKLVSMMLDLGLLAH, from the coding sequence ATGAAAATTTTGATTGTCGAAGATGATTTTGCAAGTAGGAAGTTGATGGAAAACCTGCTGAAAGAGTTCGGCGACTATGATTCGGTGGTTGATGGAGAGGAGGCCCTTCAAGCCTTCAGAATCAGCCTTGAGGATAAAACTCCCTATGATCTCATCTGCCTTGATATCATGCTTCCGAAGCTGGACGGGCAGACCGTGCTGCGGGAGGTCCGAAGGATAGAAGAGGAACGCGGCATTTTGGGACTGGACGGTGCAAAGGTGATTATGACTACCGCTTTAGGTGATGCCGTGAATGTCATGACCGCCTTTCGAAGTCAGTGTGAAGGCTATATCCAGAAACCGATTACGAAAGAGAAGTTGGTATCAATGATGCTCGATCTGGGGCTCCTTGCCCACTGA
- a CDS encoding chemotaxis protein CheA → MRRLDDLIKQLEGFSEGDLVTALVAKEAAQTLELEEREHEGPSASLFHEIAEVMNRILLGQEDKGETLIASYLSRVRELEEAPPVGEAEEAVSGENGIVVDDPDILFSFLQEAREHLDTIEEDILTLEREWSEDLVHAIFRSMHTIKGVSGFIGLKKIKQLSHRLENLLDELRVGTITVDSDCIDILLQGSDRLNGLIGSLELQAAGFHSDKGGTVYESGADIDDIIDKLDAILKTNGHSDTAASRAPAPSPEKERKIVEHKAPAYDPYADGLITPEMVQKFVEESSDLLDTAENAALSLERGKETKANIEEAFRVVHTIKGNAGFFWFGTVEGMCMAIEGVLDALRKGDRKVDSKVVNLLLEGIDNLRTSLKQIQSGDLKPGVDTEHHIIAEKAMNSKNAGDYQPLGDLLVEMGVASRESVDEALELQQMRLGEILVKQGKAEPKAVEKALESQGKPAGKNDQFANYRLKRKDIRVDTERLDTLFDLMGELITAEAMVLNSPELEEFDHPNFDRSAAYLSKISRELQEITMTIRMIPMDGLFNKMRRLVRDLSKKFNKEISLVVSGEETEMDRNVMEEISDPLVHIIRNAIDHGIEDPESRKKAGKAEDGTIELRARYEGNEIWVTIADDGGGLNKKRILERAMERGLVQDDQVLSDKEVFQLIFEPGFSTAEQVSEISGRGVGMDVVKKNLEKLRGKIDIESQEEKGTTFTLKIPLTLAIIDAINFTVGRQLYAIPITDVIQFYKAVGSELTETEEHRQIITLRGQVLPLIKMKEFFAVTEGKEKAEEGIVIVVRSGNHTAALLADEIVGYRQMVIKALPSYLGNLRAVSGCSIMSDGKVSLIVDTGALLGTTLQ, encoded by the coding sequence ATGCGCCGTTTAGATGATCTTATTAAACAGCTTGAAGGCTTCTCTGAAGGTGATTTGGTAACGGCCTTGGTGGCAAAAGAGGCTGCTCAGACTTTGGAGCTTGAGGAGCGTGAACATGAGGGGCCCTCTGCATCGTTGTTCCATGAGATTGCCGAGGTAATGAATCGTATTCTCTTGGGGCAGGAGGACAAAGGGGAGACGCTTATTGCCTCCTATCTTTCCCGTGTCAGGGAGCTGGAGGAGGCGCCTCCGGTAGGCGAGGCTGAAGAGGCCGTTTCGGGAGAAAACGGCATTGTTGTCGACGATCCGGACATCCTTTTTTCCTTCCTCCAGGAAGCCAGAGAGCATCTGGATACCATCGAAGAAGATATCCTTACCCTCGAGAGGGAATGGAGCGAAGATCTCGTTCATGCCATTTTTCGATCGATGCATACCATCAAGGGGGTTTCCGGCTTTATCGGTTTGAAAAAGATAAAGCAATTAAGCCACCGCCTGGAAAATCTTTTGGACGAGCTTCGTGTCGGGACAATCACCGTTGATTCTGATTGTATCGATATCTTACTCCAAGGCAGCGACCGTCTTAATGGCCTCATTGGAAGTCTTGAGCTCCAGGCTGCCGGTTTCCATTCCGACAAGGGCGGGACCGTTTACGAAAGTGGCGCCGATATTGACGATATCATCGATAAGCTTGATGCGATTTTGAAAACGAATGGCCATTCCGATACCGCCGCCTCTCGGGCACCGGCTCCCTCTCCTGAAAAAGAGCGGAAGATAGTAGAGCACAAGGCTCCTGCGTATGATCCCTATGCCGACGGACTGATCACTCCGGAGATGGTGCAGAAATTTGTGGAAGAATCTTCCGATTTACTCGATACAGCGGAAAATGCCGCTCTTTCGTTGGAACGGGGTAAAGAGACGAAGGCCAATATCGAAGAAGCCTTTCGCGTCGTTCATACAATCAAAGGGAATGCCGGTTTTTTCTGGTTCGGTACCGTCGAGGGCATGTGTATGGCCATTGAGGGGGTTCTTGATGCCTTGCGTAAGGGGGATCGAAAGGTCGATTCGAAGGTTGTTAACCTGCTTCTTGAAGGTATCGATAATCTTCGAACCAGTCTGAAGCAGATCCAAAGTGGCGATTTGAAGCCCGGCGTAGATACTGAGCATCATATCATTGCTGAGAAGGCAATGAACAGCAAAAATGCCGGAGACTATCAACCGCTGGGGGATCTCTTAGTTGAGATGGGAGTAGCCTCGCGAGAGTCGGTAGATGAAGCACTCGAACTTCAGCAGATGCGATTGGGTGAAATCCTTGTAAAGCAGGGAAAGGCAGAACCAAAGGCGGTTGAAAAGGCGCTGGAAAGCCAGGGCAAGCCCGCAGGAAAAAATGATCAGTTTGCCAACTACCGCCTCAAGCGGAAGGATATTCGGGTTGATACCGAACGTCTTGATACCCTTTTTGATTTGATGGGTGAGTTGATCACCGCCGAGGCCATGGTGCTTAATAGTCCCGAGCTGGAGGAGTTCGATCATCCCAATTTCGACCGATCTGCGGCCTATCTTTCGAAAATAAGCCGTGAGCTGCAGGAAATTACCATGACGATCAGGATGATCCCGATGGATGGTTTGTTCAATAAAATGCGGCGACTGGTTCGGGATCTTTCAAAGAAGTTTAATAAAGAGATTTCTTTGGTGGTCAGCGGCGAAGAGACCGAGATGGACCGTAATGTTATGGAAGAGATCTCAGATCCTTTGGTTCATATTATTCGAAATGCCATTGATCACGGAATTGAGGACCCCGAGAGCCGAAAGAAGGCCGGAAAGGCCGAAGATGGGACAATCGAACTGCGGGCTCGCTATGAGGGAAACGAGATATGGGTCACCATTGCCGATGACGGTGGAGGGCTTAATAAAAAGCGGATTCTCGAGCGGGCAATGGAACGGGGTCTTGTACAAGATGATCAGGTGCTTTCCGATAAGGAAGTGTTCCAGTTGATTTTCGAACCTGGGTTTTCCACTGCCGAACAGGTATCGGAAATATCCGGCCGGGGTGTCGGCATGGATGTCGTCAAGAAGAATCTGGAGAAACTTCGAGGTAAAATCGATATCGAGAGCCAGGAGGAGAAGGGTACTACCTTTACCCTAAAAATTCCTCTCACGCTGGCGATTATCGATGCAATTAATTTTACCGTCGGGCGACAGCTCTATGCCATACCCATCACCGATGTCATTCAGTTTTATAAGGCGGTCGGTTCTGAATTGACCGAAACGGAAGAACATCGTCAAATTATTACCTTACGCGGTCAGGTGCTCCCTCTGATAAAAATGAAAGAGTTTTTTGCCGTAACAGAGGGCAAAGAGAAAGCTGAAGAGGGAATTGTTATTGTGGTCCGCTCCGGCAATCATACGGCGGCCCTGCTTGCGGATGAAATCGTGGGATATCGCCAAATGGTTATCAAAGCTCTCCCTTCCTATCTTGGAAATTTGCGGGCCGTTTCCGGATGTAGCATAATGAGTGATGGAAAGGTAAGTCTTATTGTTGATACCGGGGCATTACTCGGTACTACACTTCAATAG